In Eupeodes corollae chromosome 3, idEupCoro1.1, whole genome shotgun sequence, a single genomic region encodes these proteins:
- the LOC129951421 gene encoding uncharacterized protein LOC129951421: MISRRKIISRSLDNLDSIGPNDDEEDMWYDKDKLCKDHIDEVLSKWEQIDDEIWAKIVVFEKNRRVAKAYARSSVISINGSKHGFDGVRIGLNGFHNPMRDPQTNEVKKAIGEGFKLKMDETGNILIKRYGKSNVYVHSTSKLSNEETVIGADILQLPQQAINIGTSAKLFDMRKFTTNINREISRTAPECSRLERQCLSAISVVKSSNNLIHSPLWILVINIVAIDMLKSRITTIGRSIDSGHRISPTTSGSEDPYSTIESQAELILAEDAKMNAKLKEYHTYDDNPYVPKPDYEIYNQTISPIMTPKNKTVQRKKQDDPYYCGLLARIPNFIKSNKSSNNKKKDSKTARKISAQHLHNLPTHPVPFPAFHQHPQASYYPFKLHPQHHRISQSQMSLWDARSLVSGVE, translated from the exons ATGATTTCAAGAAGGAAAATAATATCACGGTCTTTGGACAATCTAGATTCAATAGGACCaaatgacgatgaagaagatATGTGGTATGACAAGGACAAACTGTGCAAG gaTCACATTGATGAAGTTCTCTCTAAATGGGAACAAATTGACGATGAAATTTGggcaaaaattgttgtttttgagaaaaatcgacgCGTAGCAAAAGCTTATGCTCGATCATCTGTCATTTCTATCAATGGATCCAAACATGGTTTCGATGGAGTTCG aATCGGTTTAAACGGTTTTCATAATCCAATGCGTGATCCTCAAACAAATGAAGTCAAAAAAGCCATTGGTGAaggtttcaaattgaaaatggacGAGACGGGAAATATTCTGATCAAACGCTATGGAAAATCCAATGTTTACGTTCATAGCACGTCAAAATTGTCGAATGAAGAAACAGTCATTGGGGCAGATATATTACAATTGCCACAACAAGCCATTAATATTGGAACTTCTGCCAAG CTCTTTGACATGCGTAAGTTCACAACGAATATAAACCGAGAAATATCTCGAACTGCGCCCGAATGTAGCCGCCTTGAACGTCAATGTTTATCTGCCATTTCTGTAGTGAAATCCAGCAATAATCTCATTCACAGTCCACTTTGGATTCTGGTCATAAATATTGTTGCCATTGATATGCTTAAGAGTCGAATCACAACAATAGGAAGAAGCATCGATAGTGGTCATCGAATTTCTCCAACAACTTCCGGTAGTGAAGATCCTTATTCGACAATCGAAAGTCAAGCTGAGCTCATTCTGGCCGAAGATGCCAAAATGAATGCAAAACTTAAGGAATACCATACCTACGATGATAACCCCTATGTTCCTAAG cctgATTATGAAATCTACAATCAGACCATTTCTCCAATAATGACCCCGAAAAACAAAACGGTCCAACGCAAAAAACAAGATGATCCTTACTACTGTGGTCTCTTAGCACGAATTCCAAATTTTATCAAGTCCAACAAGTCATCGAATAACAAAAAGAAGGATTCGAAAACAGCTCGCAAAATCTCTGCTCAACACCTACATAATCTGCCTACGCATCCAGTTCCGTTTCCAGCGTTTCATCAGCATCCTCAAGCATCTTACTATCCTTTTAAGTTGCATCCGCAACATCACCGAATTTCACAATCTCAAATGTCCTTGTGGGATGCACGTAGCTTAGTCAGTGGAGTTG aataa